From Candidatus Paceibacterota bacterium:
ACATATCCAACAACTCGGACGATCTTTACGATGTCGTCCACATTTGCAACTGTTTCCACTGCGCCTAAACAGTTAAGTGCGCAAATCTGAGCCAGCGCCTTTGCCTCTTCAACGCTAACTGCACCGCCAACTTTGCCCGTGAGAGAAATCTTCCCATCAACAAGGGGGAGTTGTCCTGCAGTGAAAACCAAATTTCCAGTACGTACCGCGGGTACGTACGCCGCAATAGGTTTGGCAGCAACTGGAAGTTCTAAGCCGAGTTCGGCAAGTTTTGCGCGTACGTTGGTCATTTGATCTCTCTCTTCATATATGCGACTAGTTGATCTCCACCACCAGGCCCTGGAATTACCTGCACCAATTCCCACCCTTCAGAACCCCAGTTGTCGAGGATCTGCTTGGTTGCGTGCGTCAATAACGGAACTGTCACGTATTCAAATTTCATTCCACACCTTCTCTGTTCTTGGTCTCGCGTTTAGGTTTACCGTAAAAGATTATTTGGAGAGTGCTTCCCGTACGGCCGCAGAGACCGTACCTCCATCTGCTTTGCCGGCAATCTTAGGCGAGAGCACTTTCATCACGAGTCCCATCCCTGCCGGCCCCGCTGCCCCGGTTTCCGCAATTGCCTCGGCAATCATCTGCCTCAATTTCTCATCGCTGAGTTGTTCAGGGAGATACTTCGCAATCACTTCACCTTCTGCTCGTTCTAGGGCTGCCCTCTCTGGACGATCTCCCGTTTCGAAAGCCTCTGCTGCTTCACGGCGTTTTTTCGCTTCACGCGAGAGCACGGTGATGACTTCTGCTTCACTCAACTCGCGGGCGCTCTTGCCGGAGACTTCCTCATTTGTGATTGCCGTTAGAACCATTCGGATTGTGCCCGAGGTCAATTCATCGCGAGATCGAATCGCTTCTGTCAGATCGGTTCGGAGTGTTTCTTTAAGTCCCATAGCGGTATCTTCTCATGCTAGGGAATAGGAGTTGGTATGGGTTTTGTAGTACGAGAGGCAGAAATGCCGATCCTTCCGGCGGGGTGCAATTCCATCCGAATTCTCCATTTCTCAGATTTGCATCTCACTCCTGATCGAAAGCGCGAGATTGCCGACATTAAGAGTCTCGTCCAACTCCAACCCGACCTCGTCATTAGTACAGGCGATTTTCTGGGCTCGATCGATGCTGTGCCCATCGCTCTAGATGCACTCGATGAATTGCTCGATATTCCGGGTCTCTTCGTATTCGGTTCAAACGACTACTTCGCTCCTCGACTGAAGAATCCTCTCTCGTATCTCACGCCAGACCATGGAGAGCGCATCCATGGTGAGCCCCTGCCGTGGCATGAACTTGCCGCAGGGCTCACCGATCGAGGATGGAGAAACCTCAACTTCTCGCGTGCCTTACTTACCGTCAATGGAAGCCTCATCGAAGCGCGCGGCACAGATGATGCCCATTTGAATCGAGATGACTACTCACTTGTAGCTGGCCAACCAGATTCAACTACAGATATAGCCATAGGCGTCACGCACGCCCCCTATCTTCGAGTACTCGACGCAATGCGCGATGACGGTCTAGATGCAATCTTCGCCGGACACACACACGGTGGACAGGTTCGCCTGCCCTGGATTGGGGGGAGTAGAGCGCTTACAACCAATTGCGATCTGCCAACGTGGAGGGCAAGAGGGCTTACGCGGTTCGGGAAAGAGCCATGGCTCAATGTTTCTGCTGGTATGGGGACAAGTCCGTATGCGCGTATACGCGTTGCAAGTCCGCCCGAGGTATCCCTCGTGACTCTTACTTCGTCGGGGTGACTGGATTTGAACCTGCGACCTCGTCGTCCCGAACGACGCGCGCTACCAAGCTGCGCCACACCCCGCTAAACAGATCATAGGTTCTAATCCGCATCTTGACGTGAGGCACTACGCCCTAAGATGATTTTCATTCCATACTGTTTATGGAGCAGTTATGCACTTGCTCAACTTGCTCCGAGGGTCCTCGTTGCAAATTCCACAAGAGACTGTGCGCGTCGCATTGCGATCTTCAAGTCGTTTAGTGAGATGTGGATCATGCCATATTGAGCTGTGTCCTTTAACGAAAGAAGTTCCAAGAGGTCCCCTGCCGCCTTATCGCCTCCTTCAATCTGCCGTAGGAACTCTGCAGCCTTTCGGTGGTCGTCACCGCGAGAGCGGATGTGGAGTTTGAAACAGCAGACAGCGTCTGATGCCGCAATCCCAGCAAGTACAGCCATTGATGCTGCCACGCTGCCAGATTCTCCGATCCCCTCGAGTGCCTCACCCTCCAACAGATCGGCGGACTCAAGGTATTTGCGAGCTGACTTTAGGCGGATTCTGGCTTCGGGCTTCCCACAAGTACCGCTTCGTCCAAGTTTTGCTGCACTCATCTCCGCGCCTCAACCATCTTCAGAGCATCGGGTCCCCAGATATATCGAGCATCATCTCGCAATGACTCAACAATGGGCTCACCTCGTTCCACCATTTCTTGAAATTGGGATAGCGATACCTGAATGAGACTGGCTGGATTACCCGACCACCGATATACCCAGTGACTAAGTTCAAGGAGTTGGGCACTCCACATTTCGGAGTAACTCTTCTGGGGCTCAACTACTTCCGACAACTCGTCACTACGACTACTGGGACGCAGACGATTTGGTCGAATAATCAGCATGTCAATGTCGGATTTAACGCCACCGTCCCCCCTGGCTGCAGAACCGAATACAGCGGCAGACACAGGATGAATCGTCCATTCAGTGATTGCCCTTCCAATTCGCTCAAAAAACTTCCCCCGAAGATCGACAAGAGCCTCCACCGCTGGTGCGGCTACGTGATCGCGGTTAAATGTGTATAGGTTGGCATTTCCAGCCTTTTGAACGTTAAGAAGACCCTGCTCTCGAAGACGATCCAAAACAAGACTTACACCTCGATAACTCTTGGCTTCTATGAGTCGTTCTATTTGCCTGCCAGTCATCGGCATT
This genomic window contains:
- a CDS encoding RidA family protein, whose product is MTNVRAKLAELGLELPVAAKPIAAYVPAVRTGNLVFTAGQLPLVDGKISLTGKVGGAVSVEEAKALAQICALNCLGAVETVANVDDIVKIVRVVGYVNGVPGFINQPAVVNGVSELFLHIWGEAGKHARSAVGIAELPMDSPVEVELTVELRG
- a CDS encoding DUF4177 domain-containing protein, with the protein product MKFEYVTVPLLTHATKQILDNWGSEGWELVQVIPGPGGGDQLVAYMKREIK
- a CDS encoding GatB/YqeY domain-containing protein, yielding MGLKETLRTDLTEAIRSRDELTSGTIRMVLTAITNEEVSGKSARELSEAEVITVLSREAKKRREAAEAFETGDRPERAALERAEGEVIAKYLPEQLSDEKLRQMIAEAIAETGAAGPAGMGLVMKVLSPKIAGKADGGTVSAAVREALSK
- a CDS encoding metallophosphoesterase is translated as MGFVVREAEMPILPAGCNSIRILHFSDLHLTPDRKREIADIKSLVQLQPDLVISTGDFLGSIDAVPIALDALDELLDIPGLFVFGSNDYFAPRLKNPLSYLTPDHGERIHGEPLPWHELAAGLTDRGWRNLNFSRALLTVNGSLIEARGTDDAHLNRDDYSLVAGQPDSTTDIAIGVTHAPYLRVLDAMRDDGLDAIFAGHTHGGQVRLPWIGGSRALTTNCDLPTWRARGLTRFGKEPWLNVSAGMGTSPYARIRVASPPEVSLVTLTSSG
- a CDS encoding nucleotidyltransferase domain-containing protein, with the translated sequence MDLTTPAHAVIPSLDAEVLLALVGITMPMTGRQIERLIEAKSYRGVSLVLDRLREQGLLNVQKAGNANLYTFNRDHVAAPAVEALVDLRGKFFERIGRAITEWTIHPVSAAVFGSAARGDGGVKSDIDMLIIRPNRLRPSSRSDELSEVVEPQKSYSEMWSAQLLELSHWVYRWSGNPASLIQVSLSQFQEMVERGEPIVESLRDDARYIWGPDALKMVEARR